In the Populus trichocarpa isolate Nisqually-1 chromosome 1, P.trichocarpa_v4.1, whole genome shotgun sequence genome, one interval contains:
- the LOC7485715 gene encoding uncharacterized protein LOC7485715 isoform X1, whose product MASNLSPEYAYTIVYAKDVAKSVAFYAKAFGYHVRRLDESNRWGELDSGPTTIAFTPIHQRETDDRSGAVQTPHSDRERPPMEVCFSYTDVDAAYKRAVENGAIPVSKPEDKEWGQRVGYVRDIDGIVVRMGSHVVKPTKQD is encoded by the exons ATGGCATCAAATCTGAGCCCAGAATATGCCTATACGATAGTCTACGCGAAGGACGTAGCCAAGTCCGTTGCTTTCTATGCTAAAGCATTTGGCTATCATGTTCGTCGCTTAGACGAGTCTAACAG ATGGGGAGAGCTGGACAGCGGGCCGACCACGATTGCCTTCACTCCGATTCACCAACGCGAGACTGATGACCGAAGCGGTGCAGTGCAGACTCCCCATTCTGACCGGGAGAGACCACCCATGgaggtttgtttttcttatacgGATGTCGATGCTGCCTACAAG AGGGCAGTGGAAAACGGTGCTATCCCGGTGAGCAAACCAGAGGACAAAGAATGGGGACAGAGGGTCGGGTACGTGCGTGATATTGATGGAATAGTAGTGAGAATGGGGAGCCATGTTGTGAAGCCTACAAAGCAAGACTGA
- the LOC7485715 gene encoding uncharacterized protein LOC7485715 isoform X2 has product MASNLSPEYAYTIVYAKDVAKSVAFYAKAFGYHVRRLDESNRWGELDSGPTTIAFTPIHQRETDDRSGAVQTPHSDRERPPMERAVENGAIPVSKPEDKEWGQRVGYVRDIDGIVVRMGSHVVKPTKQD; this is encoded by the exons ATGGCATCAAATCTGAGCCCAGAATATGCCTATACGATAGTCTACGCGAAGGACGTAGCCAAGTCCGTTGCTTTCTATGCTAAAGCATTTGGCTATCATGTTCGTCGCTTAGACGAGTCTAACAG ATGGGGAGAGCTGGACAGCGGGCCGACCACGATTGCCTTCACTCCGATTCACCAACGCGAGACTGATGACCGAAGCGGTGCAGTGCAGACTCCCCATTCTGACCGGGAGAGACCACCCATGgag AGGGCAGTGGAAAACGGTGCTATCCCGGTGAGCAAACCAGAGGACAAAGAATGGGGACAGAGGGTCGGGTACGTGCGTGATATTGATGGAATAGTAGTGAGAATGGGGAGCCATGTTGTGAAGCCTACAAAGCAAGACTGA
- the LOC7485716 gene encoding uncharacterized protein LOC7485716, with translation MLATTDRARAVWLRCLASAFRTALACTIVGCTTLYGPAAVQHYIAFPAFSYVTVILIVTDATLGDTLHGCWLALYATIQSVGPALLSLWLVGPGRFTNGTISLAVALAAFVVAFPEGTHLIAKRIALGQIVIVYVIAFINGVDAEAIMHPLNVAASTAIGVLACVIALLLPYPRLACWELKQDCGKLAENVSERLNLYVKAFCAEDNALALTSISQAKPLTIAGAKLLQSIKRYQESVKWERLPLKFLRNFYLNPGERLQELEIPLRGMEIALTSTSSFPIRMLEAETKQGLVQLEEHVSLTLKQIKNCFPRDSFTVPESNADKIIEFLQTLQATIPTNHEDLPSFFFLFCMKLLQRKSLAKPITSIQQKESSTPCQKNGFFKSMWMSNWSTSVNCKRLMPAFKCSLSLGLAVLFGLIYSKKYSYWSGLPVAISMAAAREATFKVANVKAQGTVLGTVYGVFGCFVFERYFPIRFISLLPWFVVISFLRHSQMYGQAGGISAVIGAVIILGRKDFGPPSEFAIARIVETFIGLSCSIMVDLLLQPTRSCSLAKVQLSKCFGTLSACVGSMSLAANRKTNLLEKQRRLKLDVSELGKFIGEAEVEPNFWFLPFHSACYCKLLASLSKLVDLFLFSADAVGLLEQESQKLGASWKESVNKLHGDVEIFKEMAGSLVKCFEDVTLLKSLTFLEKKLENKNISYDLELGKSSNWNIFKASSLKDDKIDSIISSYLQHSKEIVDKFHAADHEGERELKSQVVLCLSALGFCMSNLIKETREIEKGIIELLQWENPSKHINLYEISCKIHALNN, from the exons ATGCTAGCCACAACAGACCGTGCCCGAGCAGTGTGGCTCCGTTGCCTGGCCTCGGCGTTCAGGACTGCTCTGGCATGTACCATAGTTGGTTGCACCACCCTTTATGGTCCAGCTGCTGTCCAACACTATATAGCCTTCCCTGCATTCTCTTATGTGACTGTGATACTCATAGTCACTGATGCAACTTTAGGTGACACTCTTCATGGTTGCTGGCTAGCACTCTATGCCACGATCCAGAGCGTAGGGCCGGCTCTGCTGAGCCTTTGGCTGGTTGGTCCAGGTCGGTTTACAAATGGCACCATATCCTTAGCAGTGGCCCTGGCTGCATTTGTGGTGGCATTTCCTGAGGGGACTCATTTGATAGCAAAGCGAATTGCACTGGGTCAGATTGTTATCGTGTACGTTATAGCTTTTATCAATGGTGTGGATGCTGAGGCTATTATGCATCCTTTGAATGTAGCCGCTAGTACAGCTATTGGAGTCTTAGCTTGTGTTATTGCCCTGCTCTTACCATATCCAAGACTGGCTTGTTGGGAG CTGAAACAAGATTGTGGAAAGCTAGCTGAAAACGTTTCCGAGAGGCTGAACCTCTATGTGAAAGCTTTCTGTGCAGAAGACAATGCATTGGCATTGACATCTATCTCCCAAGCCAAGCCATTGACTATTGCTGGTGCCAAACTTCTCCAGAGTATCAAACGCTACCAA GAAAGCGTGAAATGGGAGAGGCTTCCATTGAAGTTTCTGAGAAACTTTTACTTGAATCCGGGAGAGAGATTGCAAGAGCTAGAGATACCATTGAGAGGGATGGAAATAGCTTTAACCAGTACCAGTTCATTTCCTATAAGAATGCTCGAGGCAGAGACCAAACAAGGTCTAGTTCAACTAGAGGAGCATGTTAGCCTGACCCTAAAACAGATCAAGAATTGTTTTCCTAGAGATTCTTTTACTGTTCCAGAATCAAATGCAGACAAAATAATCGAGTTCCTTCAAACACTTCAAGCAACGATCCCAACAAACCATGAAGATTTgccctcttttttcttcttattttgcaTGAAACTCCTCCAAAGAAAATCACTGGCGAAACCAATCACCTCCATACAACAAAAAGAATCAAGCACTCCATGTCAAAAGAATGGGTTCTTCAAGAGCATGTGGATGAGCAACTGGTCCACAAGTGTAAACTGCAAAAGGCTTATGCCAGCATTCAAATGCTCTCTCTCCTTGGGCCTTGCTGTCCTGTTTGGTTTGATATATAGCAAGAAATATAGTTATTGGTCAGGCCTCCCTGTAGCCATTAGCATGGCTGCCGCAAGGGAGGCGACGTTCAAAGTTGCTAATGTTAAAGCACAAGGGACAGTCTTGGGGACTGTATATGGAGTATTTGGCTGCTTTGTGTTTGAAAGGTACTTTCCAATAAGGTTTATCTCTCTCCTTCCTTGGTTCGTCGTTATCAGTTTTCTGAGGCACAGCCAGATGTATGGTCAGGCAGGTGGTATTTCTGCAGTGATTGGAGCTGTAATAATATTGGGCAGGAAAGATTTTGGACCACCAAGCGAATTTGCTATAGCAAGAATTGTGGAAACTTTTATTGGATTATCTTGTTCAATCATGGTAGACCTTCTCTTGCAACCCACTAGATCTTGTTCTCTAGCTAAAGTTCAACTTTCTAAATGTTTCGGGACATTGTCTGCTTGCGTTGGCTCAATGAGCCTTGCAGCCAACAGAAAAACCAACTTGCTAGAGAAACAAAGGAGACTAAAATTGGATGTTAGCGAACTAGGGAAGTTCATTGGAGAAGCTGAGGTGGAGCCCAACTTCTGGTTTTTGCCTTTTCATAGTGCTTGCTATTGTAAGCTCTTGGCGTCTTTGTCAAAGTTGGTGGATCTCTTCCTTTTTAGTGCTGATGCAGTGGGACTCCTTGAACAAGAATCACAAAAACTTGGAGCTTCCTGGAAGGAGTCTGTAAATAAACTACATGGTGACGTTGAAATTTTCAAGGAAATGGCTGGTTCCTTGGTTAAATGTTTTGAGGATGTCACATTGTTGAAATCGCTAACATTTCTTGAAAAGAAACTTGAAAACAAGAACATCTCTTATGATCTTGAACTGGGAAAATCTTCAAACTGGAACATTTTTAAAGCTTCCAGTTTAAAAGACGATAAGATAGATAGCATCATCAGCTCTTACCTCCAACATTCAAAAGAAATTGTAGACAAGTTTCACGCAGCTGATCATGAAGGGGAAAGGGAACTGAAGAGCCAGGTGGTCTTATGCTTGAGTGCTCTAGGTTTTTGCATGAGCAACTTAATAAAAGAGACAAGAGAGATTGAGAAGGGAATCATTGAACTTCTTCAATGGGAAAACCcttcaaaacacataaatttgTACGAGATTTCATGTAAAATTCATGCTCTAAACAATTGA
- the LOC18095033 gene encoding uncharacterized protein LOC18095033 produces the protein MGDPTHKSVRDQGQGQGQTVVYKGKTVASDHKSFPRSACKLIVYSRHGTGPVGQVAIFLLKVATLETVRRVSRSKCPQVWNGLQALQLLCYPPFKWIQRWAPFKGLVKGVQMFSSPLLVLSVATAISDQSNCSGENSNGSNNSHEADSETSSESLSALSSFETRTSDVASQSLASEIWLIQLYRELENQGIALPERINEDELRRFYSAANGDFSCFLLSIKKTIRWRETYRILSQQELENWSNMVFWHGLDVLNRPCLIVRLGLACANFPSHERARFAQAIISQVEHGILHLVDEDSPQITVLVDCDGLSPLKIPMQMMRSCSSLLHDNFPNRLGHLVVIRLPPVVRVIAQTFIQVLKPVTRKKLRIEGKMYHRVLLECLKTLPSCLGGNCSCEICSDVRIMQQPQSTNEISTASPFFSGGGEDLPSPHLTTQADVHVNDNWNHLLRTLVIGILMVWVLVAILAGIYDPERHLFQFPQGKE, from the exons ATGGGAGATCCTACGCATAAGTCTGTTAGAGATCAAGGGCAAGGGCAAGGGCAGACTGTTGTTTATAAGGGAAAAACAGTTGCCTCTGATCATAAATCATTTCCTCGGAGTGCTTGCAAGCTTATAGTTTATTCAAGACATGGTACTGGCCCAGTTGGTCAGGTAGCAATATTTTTACTCAAAGTTGCTACCTTAGAGACAGTACGAAGGGTTTCGAGGTCTAAATGTCCCCAGGTGTGGAATGGTCTTCAGGCTTTGCAACTCCTTTGCTATCCACCTTTTAAGTGGATTCAAAGATGGGCTCCCTTCAAGGGTTTGGTTAAAGGTGTACAG ATGTTTTCGAGTCCATTATTAGTCCTTTCAGTTGCAACTGCTATATCCGATCAATCAAACTGCAGCGGTGAAAACTCAAATGGCTCCAATAATTCTCATGAAGCTGATTCAGAAACATCTTCTGAGTCACTGTCTGCACTTTCCTCTTTCGAAACAAG GACTTCTGACGTGGCCTCTCAAAGTCTAGCATCTGAAATTTGGTTGATACAACTGTACAGGGAGCTAGAAAATCAAGGAATTGCATTACCAGAAAG AATTAATGAGGACGAGCTCCGTAGATTTTACTCTGCTGCAAATGGGGACTTTTCGTGCTTTTTATTGTCAATAAAGAAGACAATCCGTTGGAGGGAGACTTACAGAATTCTTTCACAACAAGAGCTTGAAAACTGGTCAAATATGGTCTTCTGGCATGGTCTTGATGTGCTGAACCGACCTTGCCTCATTGTGCGGCTTGGTCTAGCTTGCGCCAACTTTCCATCTCATGAGAGAGCTCGCTTCGCTCAAGCCATTA TATCTCAGGTAGAGCATGGAATCCTGCATTTAGTTGATGAAGATAGTCCTCAGATTACCGTTCTCGTGGATTGTGATGGGCTATCACCATTGAAAATACCTATGCAAATGATGAGATCCTGCTCTTCACTTCTGCATGATAACTTCCCCAACCGCCTTGGTCATTTGGTTGTTATACGGCTTCCTCCAGTAGTTCGAGTTATTGCTCAAACCTTTATCCAA GTTCTAAAACCTGTCACAAGGAAGAAGCTGAGAATTGAAGGGAAAATGTACCACAGGGTTCTCTTGGAGTGCCTTAAGACACTCCCATCATGTCTTGGAGGTAATTGCAGTTGTGAGATATGTTCAGACGTTCGCATTATGCAGCAGCCACAATCTACAAATGAGATCAGCACAGCCAGTCCATTTTTTAGTGGTGGTGGGGAAGATCTTCCTTCACCACATCTGACTACCCAGGCTGATGTTCATGTTAATGATAACTGGAACCACCTGTTGAGAACTCTTGTAATTGGCATTCTTATGGTGTGGGTTCTTGTAGCTATCCTTGCCGGAATATATGATCCCGAACGCCATCTCTTTCAGTTTCCTCAAGGAAAAGAGTGA
- the LOC7465124 gene encoding osmotin-like protein, giving the protein MATATQLFTCALLISCTLFHVARPELIITLVNNCHFTIYPAIQPNAGHPVLEKGGFPLQTLTHRSFRAPDQLWSGRIWGRTGCAHSNGKFHCVTGDCNNRIECNGLGGATPATLAQITIHHGHKDFSSYGVSLVDGFNLPMTVTPHEGKGVCPVVGCRANLLATCPEKLQFRSLGRHGHVAGCKSGCEALGTDELCCRNHYNSPQTCRASTFSEFFKHACPATFTYAHDSPSLTHECSSPRELKVIFCH; this is encoded by the coding sequence ATGGCCACCGCCACGCAACTCTTCACTTGTGCTCTCCTTATCTCGTGCACCCTTTTCCATGTTGCTCGCCCAGAGCTCATCATAACCCTAGTCAATAACTGCCACTTTACTATCTACCCAGCAATCCAGCCCAACGCTGGTCACCCCGTCCTCGAGAAGGGAGGCTTCCCTCTCCAAACTCTAACCCACCGCTCCTTCCGTGCACCAGACCAGCTCTGGTCAGGCCGGATCTGGGGCCGCACTGGCTGTGCCCACTCCAACGGAAAGTTCCATTGCGTTACAGGTGATTGCAACAACAGAATCGAATGCAACGGACTCGGTGGGGCCACCCCTGCCACGCTGGCCCAGATCACTATTCACCACGGCCACAAGGACTTCTCCTCTTATGGAGTGTCCCTTGTTGACGGCTTTAACCTCCCCATGACGGTGACCCCGCACGAAGGAAAAGGGGTGTGCCCTGTGGTGGGTTGCAGAGCCAATCTGCTAGCCACGTGCCCAGAGAAGCTCCAGTTCAGGTCACTGGGCCGTCACGGTCATGTTGCGGGGTGCAAGAGCGGGTGTGAGGCACTTGGAACGGATGAGCTGTGTTGCAGGAACCATTACAATAGTCCACAGACGTGTAGGGCTTCGACTTTCTCTGAGTTCTTTAAGCATGCTTGTCCTGCCACTTTTACCTATGCTCATGATAGTCCATCGCTCACGCATGAATGTTCTTCGCCACGTGAACTCAAAGTTATCTTCTGTCACTAG